One window of Desulfitibacter sp. BRH_c19 genomic DNA carries:
- a CDS encoding 1-deoxy-D-xylulose-5-phosphate synthase (catalyzes the formation of 1-deoxy-D-xylulose 5-phosphate from pyruvate and D-glyceraldehyde 3-phosphate): MILEKISGPQDLKSLSISELEQLAKEVRVKLLDTVSITGGHLAPSLGVTELTIALHSVYNSPSDKVVWDVGHQSYVHKLITGRYEKFHTLRQYGGISGFPKREDSEHDHFNTGHSSTSISAALGMALARDQKAENNSVVAVIGDGALTGGMAFEALNYAGDLQLDLTVILNDNKMSIAGNVGALSSYLTRLRTDPKYEKGKEEIENILKRLPRIGSTVVRLADRLKDALKYLVVPGMLFEELGYTYLGPVDGHNILAVQQVLKSAKSTKGPVLVHVITTKGKGYEPAEKNPNTFHGTGPFELATGKSLKKQLIPSYTEVFGKTLVDLARNDKRILAITAAMPDGTGLNYFADEFPTRYFDVGIAEQNAITMAAGLATQGFIPVVALYSTFLQRAYDQIIHDICLQKLPVILAIDRAGLVGEDGETHHGLFDISFLRNIPNLLFMAPKDEAELQQMLLTAIKSGGPVAIRYPRGAGIGVPLQKKILPLEIGSGEILIKGKHLTIAAVGPHVYTALNAADLLQKQGLSCTVINPRFIKPLDSKLIIDSIKQTKRLITVEENFVAGGFGSSLIELLAEYDINGIEIRNIGVKDNFITHGSQSLLRQKIGLTPEGIVQAAASMVGLKVANR, translated from the coding sequence ATGATTTTAGAAAAGATTTCAGGGCCGCAGGATTTAAAGAGTTTATCTATTTCTGAACTTGAGCAGCTAGCTAAAGAGGTTCGTGTTAAATTATTGGATACTGTATCAATAACAGGAGGACATTTAGCTCCCAGCTTAGGAGTAACAGAATTAACCATAGCTCTGCACTCAGTATACAATTCTCCCTCTGATAAAGTTGTATGGGATGTAGGTCATCAATCTTATGTACATAAACTAATTACTGGACGTTATGAAAAGTTTCATACCTTAAGACAATACGGTGGCATCAGCGGTTTCCCAAAAAGGGAAGACTCTGAACATGACCACTTTAATACAGGACATAGTTCTACTTCTATTTCAGCTGCTTTAGGCATGGCTTTAGCTAGAGATCAAAAAGCAGAAAATAATTCTGTGGTAGCAGTTATTGGAGATGGAGCTCTAACAGGTGGCATGGCATTTGAGGCGTTAAACTATGCAGGCGATCTACAACTGGATCTAACTGTAATCTTAAATGACAATAAAATGTCAATTGCCGGAAATGTTGGAGCACTATCTAGTTATCTAACTAGACTTCGCACCGATCCAAAATATGAAAAGGGAAAAGAAGAAATTGAAAACATTTTAAAACGCTTACCTAGAATTGGCAGTACTGTAGTACGTTTAGCAGATAGGCTTAAGGATGCCCTTAAATACCTAGTAGTACCTGGTATGCTTTTTGAGGAACTAGGTTATACATACCTAGGACCTGTTGATGGCCATAATATCCTTGCTGTTCAACAGGTTCTAAAAAGTGCAAAATCTACTAAGGGTCCTGTTTTAGTTCATGTAATAACTACCAAGGGCAAGGGCTATGAACCAGCAGAAAAAAATCCCAATACATTTCATGGGACAGGCCCCTTTGAATTAGCAACAGGAAAGTCATTAAAAAAACAATTAATTCCTAGCTATACTGAAGTCTTTGGTAAAACTCTGGTAGATTTAGCTAGAAATGATAAAAGAATACTTGCGATAACTGCAGCTATGCCAGATGGTACAGGGTTAAACTATTTTGCAGATGAATTTCCAACTAGATATTTTGATGTAGGTATTGCAGAACAAAATGCAATTACCATGGCTGCCGGATTAGCAACTCAAGGATTTATTCCTGTAGTAGCTTTATACTCTACATTTTTACAAAGAGCCTATGATCAGATTATCCATGATATCTGTTTGCAGAAGCTACCTGTTATCCTTGCCATTGATAGGGCTGGTCTTGTTGGAGAAGATGGGGAAACACACCATGGCTTATTTGACATCTCATTTTTAAGAAATATTCCAAACCTCTTATTTATGGCTCCCAAGGATGAAGCTGAATTGCAACAAATGCTCCTGACTGCTATTAAAAGCGGTGGACCCGTTGCTATACGTTACCCCAGAGGTGCTGGAATAGGTGTGCCTCTTCAAAAGAAAATTCTACCATTAGAAATTGGTTCGGGTGAAATCTTGATTAAAGGCAAACACCTTACTATAGCTGCAGTTGGACCCCATGTATATACTGCTCTTAATGCTGCAGATCTGCTTCAAAAGCAGGGTCTAAGCTGTACTGTTATTAATCCAAGGTTTATTAAGCCACTTGATAGCAAGTTAATTATAGACTCTATTAAACAGACTAAAAGACTAATTACAGTTGAAGAAAATTTCGTAGCAGGTGGTTTTGGATCTTCTCTTATAGAATTATTAGCGGAATATGATATAAATGGGATAGAGATTAGAAATATAGGTGTAAAGGACAATTTTATAACCCATGGCTCACAAAGTCTTTTAAGGCAAAAGATTGGCTTGACTCCTGAGGGAATAGTACAAGCTGCTGCATCAATGGTTGGGTTAAAAGTTGCTAACAGGTAA
- a CDS encoding dihydropyrimidine dehydrogenase (NADH-dependent; catalyzes the conversion of pyrimidines to 5,6-dihydro compounds in pyrimidine degradation) has product MSKIVKEKTAMPTQEAAIRVKNFNEVATGYDEEMALKEASRCIECKNPKCVQGCPVEVQIPEFIKHIKEKDYLSAALKIKDKNNLPAVCGRVCPQESQCEKYCIMGKKGDPVGIGRLERFAADFELQQGVGKPEVPSASGYKVAVIGAGPAGLTAAGDLAKMGHEVTIFEALHVAGGVLMYGIPEFRLPKEVVQKEIDYIRQLGVKIEINSVVGKMITVDELLDEEGYDAVFIGTGAGLPNFMKLPGENLNGIYSANEFLTRTNLMKAYKFPEYNTPIKTGQRVAVLGAGNVAMDAARTALRLGAKESFIIYRRSEAEMPARAEEIEHAVHEGVQLKLLTSPVAYSGDEQGKLKEMTCLRYELGEPDASGRRRPVPIEGSEFKMEIDAVVVAIGQGPNPLVLNTTPGLKLNKWGNIEADDNGLTSREGVFAGGDIVTGAATVIQAMGAGKVSARAIDEYLKSK; this is encoded by the coding sequence ATGTCAAAAATAGTTAAAGAAAAAACAGCAATGCCCACTCAGGAAGCAGCAATAAGGGTTAAAAACTTTAACGAAGTAGCAACAGGCTATGATGAGGAAATGGCACTTAAGGAAGCTAGTAGATGTATCGAATGTAAAAACCCAAAATGTGTGCAGGGATGTCCCGTTGAAGTTCAAATTCCTGAATTCATTAAACATATTAAAGAAAAAGATTATTTAAGTGCAGCACTTAAGATAAAGGATAAGAATAACCTGCCTGCAGTTTGTGGTAGAGTGTGTCCTCAGGAAAGCCAATGTGAAAAGTATTGTATAATGGGTAAAAAAGGTGATCCAGTAGGAATAGGAAGACTTGAGAGATTTGCTGCAGACTTTGAGCTTCAGCAAGGTGTAGGAAAACCTGAAGTCCCAAGCGCTAGTGGTTATAAAGTAGCCGTGATTGGGGCCGGGCCTGCTGGTCTGACAGCCGCTGGAGATCTAGCAAAAATGGGACACGAGGTAACAATATTTGAAGCCTTACATGTTGCAGGTGGAGTTTTAATGTACGGAATCCCTGAGTTTCGTCTTCCCAAAGAAGTAGTTCAAAAAGAAATAGACTACATTAGGCAACTTGGAGTCAAGATAGAGATTAATTCAGTTGTTGGCAAAATGATTACAGTAGATGAGCTGCTTGATGAAGAAGGTTACGATGCTGTATTTATCGGTACAGGGGCTGGATTGCCAAATTTCATGAAACTCCCTGGAGAAAACTTAAATGGCATCTACTCAGCTAATGAATTTTTAACACGTACCAACCTTATGAAGGCATACAAGTTCCCAGAATACAACACTCCTATTAAGACAGGTCAAAGAGTTGCTGTATTAGGAGCAGGGAATGTGGCAATGGATGCTGCAAGGACAGCATTAAGACTAGGTGCAAAGGAATCATTTATTATCTACCGTAGATCAGAGGCTGAAATGCCTGCTAGGGCAGAGGAAATCGAACATGCTGTGCATGAGGGAGTACAACTTAAGCTTCTAACTAGCCCAGTTGCCTATTCTGGCGACGAGCAGGGTAAGCTAAAGGAAATGACATGTCTCAGATATGAGCTTGGAGAACCTGATGCTTCAGGACGAAGAAGACCTGTTCCTATTGAGGGTTCAGAGTTTAAGATGGAAATCGATGCAGTAGTTGTTGCAATAGGACAAGGTCCAAATCCGCTAGTTTTAAACACCACACCAGGTTTAAAACTAAACAAGTGGGGTAATATAGAAGCCGATGATAACGGTTTAACTTCCAGAGAAGGAGTATTTGCTGGAGGGGATATAGTTACGGGTGCCGCAACTGTTATTCAAGCCATGGGAGCCGGCAAAGTTTCTGCTCGAGCTATAGATGAGTATTTAAAATCTAAATAA
- a CDS encoding ferredoxin-NADP reductase translates to MYEIVKKRVLAPTIKLMEISAPRVARKAQAGQFIIIRIDEKGERIPLTIADYSRERGTITIIFQEVGKSTIQMGMLEEGESVVDFVGPLGVATEIEKFGKVICVGGGVGIAPIYPIARALKEADNEVISIIGARNKDLFFFEDEMRNASNELLVTTDDGSYGQKGFVTDLLKKILDEDKDIKKIWAIGPVVMMKAVAELTRQYGISTIVSMNPIMVDGTGMCGACRVAVGDETKFACVDGPEFDGHLVDWQLAMRRLAMFKDEEKAAMNSHCGEGGSCKCQK, encoded by the coding sequence ATGTATGAAATAGTAAAGAAAAGAGTTCTTGCACCTACAATCAAACTAATGGAGATTTCTGCTCCTAGGGTAGCAAGAAAAGCTCAGGCAGGTCAGTTTATCATAATAAGGATAGATGAAAAGGGTGAAAGAATTCCTTTAACAATTGCTGATTACAGTAGGGAGCGAGGTACTATTACTATAATCTTTCAAGAAGTAGGTAAAAGTACTATCCAAATGGGAATGCTTGAAGAGGGAGAATCTGTTGTAGATTTTGTTGGTCCTTTGGGAGTAGCAACTGAAATCGAAAAATTCGGCAAGGTAATATGTGTTGGCGGTGGCGTAGGAATAGCCCCCATATACCCAATTGCACGTGCCTTAAAAGAAGCTGATAATGAGGTAATATCTATAATTGGCGCAAGGAACAAGGATTTATTCTTTTTTGAAGATGAGATGAGAAATGCCAGTAACGAACTATTAGTGACAACTGATGATGGGTCATATGGTCAAAAGGGATTTGTGACTGACCTATTAAAGAAGATACTTGATGAAGATAAAGATATAAAAAAAATATGGGCTATTGGTCCTGTTGTCATGATGAAGGCTGTAGCTGAGCTTACTCGTCAGTATGGCATTTCTACAATTGTTAGCATGAATCCCATTATGGTTGATGGAACCGGAATGTGTGGCGCATGCAGAGTAGCTGTCGGCGATGAAACAAAATTTGCTTGTGTAGACGGACCTGAGTTTGACGGTCACCTAGTAGATTGGCAACTTGCCATGAGAAGACTTGCGATGTTCAAAGATGAAGAAAAAGCAGCAATGAATTCTCATTGTGGTGAAGGAGGTTCTTGCAAATGTCAAAAATAG
- a CDS encoding O-sialoglycoprotein endopeptidase, translating to MFLGIDTSCYTTSVAVVDKFESLIWNNRQLLSVPGGERGLPQSEALFNHLKRLPQVLEDTGQSFCYSQIQAICASTRPRPQIDSYMPVFTVSENIGRITATLLGVPFLETSHQENHLRAGIWSGKIPDKEFLALHVSGGTTELLKVFWEKDKDFKIDLLGGTIDLHAGQFIDRVGVALDLPFPAGSHLEKLALESDKALEIPSWVKGYSFSFSGPETAAQRYMSDQERPANIARAVENCIAKTIEKLLLDAISKEKINSILLVGGVCANWHIRSRLKKRLEHNAVGAKLFFAAPEFSSDNAVGTALIGKDQFAK from the coding sequence TTGTTTTTAGGTATAGATACAAGCTGTTACACTACTTCAGTAGCAGTAGTGGACAAGTTCGAATCTTTAATATGGAATAATCGGCAGCTACTGTCTGTGCCAGGAGGAGAAAGAGGACTACCCCAGTCAGAGGCATTATTTAACCATTTAAAACGGCTGCCCCAAGTATTGGAGGATACGGGTCAGTCTTTTTGTTATTCGCAAATACAGGCTATATGTGCCAGCACCAGGCCTAGGCCTCAAATTGATTCCTATATGCCAGTATTTACAGTTTCAGAGAATATCGGAAGGATAACTGCCACATTACTTGGAGTTCCATTTTTAGAAACCAGCCATCAGGAAAACCATCTAAGGGCTGGTATTTGGTCTGGAAAGATTCCAGATAAAGAATTTTTAGCCCTTCATGTATCAGGGGGTACTACAGAGCTTTTAAAGGTTTTCTGGGAAAAGGACAAAGACTTTAAGATAGATTTATTAGGAGGTACCATTGATCTACATGCTGGTCAGTTTATAGATAGGGTAGGAGTTGCACTTGATCTGCCCTTTCCAGCCGGATCACACCTGGAAAAATTAGCACTTGAAAGTGATAAGGCTTTGGAAATTCCATCATGGGTCAAAGGGTATTCCTTTAGTTTTTCAGGCCCAGAAACCGCCGCCCAAAGGTATATGTCAGACCAAGAAAGACCAGCAAATATTGCCAGAGCTGTTGAAAATTGTATAGCCAAGACAATAGAAAAACTATTGCTTGATGCCATAAGTAAGGAAAAGATAAACAGTATTTTGCTTGTAGGTGGTGTATGCGCCAATTGGCATATTAGAAGTAGACTTAAAAAACGCTTAGAACACAATGCTGTGGGCGCAAAACTGTTTTTTGCTGCTCCTGAATTTAGTAGTGATAATGCAGTAGGAACCGCTCTGATAGGAAAAGATCAGTTTGCAAAGTAG
- a CDS encoding alkaline-shock protein, with product MNTEKVEKTELQLGQIKMADEVVAIIAALAATEVPGVKAMSGGIVDGIAEVLRRKNLTKGVKVEVGEKEAAVDLNIIIEYGSKIPEVTSMIQEKVSKAIESMTGLKVVEVNINVQGVSFKDETVAEDLHRVK from the coding sequence ATGAATACAGAGAAAGTAGAAAAAACTGAATTACAACTTGGACAAATAAAGATGGCTGATGAGGTGGTGGCTATTATAGCCGCATTGGCAGCTACTGAGGTTCCTGGTGTTAAAGCTATGAGTGGTGGAATTGTTGATGGTATAGCTGAGGTTCTTAGAAGAAAAAATCTTACCAAGGGTGTAAAAGTTGAAGTTGGGGAAAAAGAAGCAGCGGTGGATCTAAATATTATTATAGAATATGGATCAAAGATTCCTGAAGTAACTTCAATGATACAAGAAAAGGTATCAAAAGCTATTGAAAGCATGACTGGTCTTAAGGTTGTTGAAGTTAATATCAATGTTCAGGGTGTATCTTTTAAAGATGAAACTGTTGCTGAAGATCTTCATAGAGTAAAGTAG
- a CDS encoding alkaline-shock protein: MENTEYRIGKVKIADEVVATIAGLAATEISGVAAMSGGVVGGIAEKLGRKNLSKGVKVEVGEKEAAVDLFIIVDFGARIPDVAVKIQENVEKAIETYTGLKVIEVNIHVQGVSFKVDEGTEGEPRVK; encoded by the coding sequence ATGGAAAATACTGAGTATAGAATCGGTAAGGTTAAAATAGCTGATGAGGTAGTAGCTACTATTGCTGGTTTGGCAGCTACAGAAATATCTGGGGTTGCCGCAATGAGTGGTGGAGTTGTTGGTGGAATAGCCGAAAAACTTGGCAGAAAGAACCTTTCTAAAGGTGTAAAGGTTGAAGTTGGTGAAAAAGAAGCTGCAGTAGATTTATTTATTATTGTTGACTTTGGTGCTAGAATACCTGATGTAGCTGTAAAGATTCAAGAAAACGTTGAAAAAGCAATAGAAACCTATACAGGTTTGAAGGTCATTGAAGTAAATATTCATGTTCAAGGAGTATCATTTAAAGTTGATGAAGGTACTGAGGGCGAACCAAGAGTTAAATAG